Within the Methanobacterium sp. BRmetb2 genome, the region AAAAGATGATGAGAAAAATCAAGATTTAAAAACTTTCCAAATTGGAAAAGACGGTGTTGTTGTTGCAATTAACAAAGATAACACTGTGGAAGATTTGACCTCTGATCAGATAAAAGACATATTCAGTGGTAAAATCACCAACTGGAAAGACGTAGGTGGACCTGATGCAACTATAAATGTAATAGTCAGAGAAGAAGGTTCAGGTACTAGAGACGCATTCGAAGAATTAGTAATGGGCAAAGAAACCAAAGTTAAAAGCGATGCTATTGTCCAAAGTTCAACCGAAGCAGTAAAACAGACAGTTGCACAAGACCCAAATGCTATTGGTTACATATCCTTAGCTCACATGAGCGATGATGTAAAAGCATTAAAAGTTGATGGTGTAGCACCTTCACAAGAAACAGTAAAAGATGGATCTTACAAAATTTCTAGACCATTCTTGTTTGTCACTAAAGGAGAGCCAACCGGCATAGTAAAAGCATTCATTGATTGGGTGCTTGGTCCTGAAGGACAAAAAGTTGTAGCAGATGAAGGAATTGTACCTAATACCTAAAATAAAGTGGTTTAATACCACTATTATTTTTTTAAGGACATATATTCAGGACATATATTCAAATTGAATAATAAATCAAAATTTATATTATTAAAACTAATTCCGTATAATTTTATTAAAAATTTATAATTATTAGATTACTTCAGTTTGCATTATCACTACATGATTTAAATACTGGTAGATAAAAGTATTTCATGGTGGTTAATGATGAACTGGAAATATATAATGGGCTTAGTAATCTTCATATTAATAATCGGTGCCTACATATTTGTCACATCCCAAAATCAATATGAAAGAATCGAAATAGCAGGTTCCACGTCCGTTCAACCGGTAGCAGAGAAATTGGCCCATAAGTATATGGAAATTAATCCGGATGTAAAAATAAATGTTCAGGGTGGAGGTTCAAGCTTAGGTATTAGAAGCGCATCACAAGCAATAGTAGATATTGGGATGAGTTCTAGAAACTTAGAACCGGATGAAAAGGAAAATTTAAACGAATATTTAATTGGAAAGGAAGGTATCGTTATCGCAGTCAATCTGGACAATCCTTTAGAGGATCTGAGCATAGAACAACTAAAAGATATTTTCAGTGGTAAAATCACCAATTGGAAAGAAGTAGGAGGACCCGACGCTGAAATCAATGTGATTTCCAGAGAAGAAGGGTCTGGTACCAGATCAGCTTTTGAAGAGTTAGTAATGGGAGATACAAAAATCAGAAATGATGCTATCATCCAAATTTCTACAGAATCAGTTAAACAAACAGTAAAACAGGATCCTTATGCAATTGGATTTGTTTCCCTATCACACATGAGTGATGATGTGAAAGCTTTAAAAGTTGATGGAGTTGCCCCATCTACAGCCACAATATCCGATGGATCATATAAATTACAAAGGCCGTTCCTGTTCTTAATAAAGGGTGAACCTACTGAAAGTGTTAAAGCATTTATGGATTGGGTTTTAGGGCCTGAAGGACAGGCCATCATCGAGGAAGAAAAGGTAGTACCTGCTAAAACCAGTTAAATGAAAATTCAAATTAGATCCCATTCATTGATCAATTTATATTGAGAAATAATTTAGACCTGAAAATAAATTTTTCTAAAACTTATTCAATAATGTAACTTTAAAAATAGATAATTGACGAGGTACACTCAATGTCAAAGAGAACTGATGAATTCTTAATAGAAAAGGGACTATTTTTAACCGCAGTATCTTCAATAATCATAATAGGATTAATAATAGTATTCATATTTTTAGAAGGATTCCCGGCAATCCAAGATTATGGATTTTTCAATTTTGTATTTGGAATGGATTGGAGTCCTTCCGATAATCAATTTGGAGTATTTCCCATGATCATAGGGTCATTGGGAATAACAGCACTATCTTTATTAATGGCCATACCATTGGGAATCTTCTGCGCCATATTTTTAGCTGAAGTTGCCCCTAATAGTATGAGAAAATTATTAAAACCAACCATTCAAACTTTAGCCGGTATACCATCAGTAGTATACGGATTTTTCGGACTAATAATTTTAGTCCCATTCATGAGGGAACAATTTGGTGGTACTGGTTTTAGTATGTTTACAGCATCAATAATATTAACGGTGATGATTCTTCCAATCATAATAAGTGTATCCGAAGATGCACTGCGATCTGTTCCTTTGGAATATAAAGAAGCATCACTCGCACTGGGTGCAACGCACTGGCAGACTATAAAAAATGTTATATTCCCCGCAGCTATACCTGGGGTGATAACATCTATTATTTTAGGTATGGGAAGAGCCGTTGGAGAAACTCTGGCCATAATTATGGTTGCAGGTAATGTGGTGCAAATACCTAACTCCATATTTGATCCAGTAAGGGCGTTGACATCGAATATAGCAATTGAAATGGGTTATGCAACGGGTATTCATTACAATGCCCTTTTTGCCACAGGTATTGTACTATTCTTCATGATAATTGTTCTTCTTATATTGGCCAATTATGTCCATTATAAAAAGAAGGTTACAATTGGGGGAGGATATTTATGAAATCAATTACCCCCTTAATAAAAGCTGATTTTAGGAGGTTTAATATTGAATTTTAGTTTACTATCTCCTAAAAATGCTCAAAGAATAATGAAAATGGTTTTTTGGGCTTCAGGAATTATAACTATACTGATTTTACTGGTCATAATAGGTTACGTAATAATTAAAGGATTGCCAGTTATCAATCTGGAATTTTTGTTTGCAGAACCTATAGATTCTGGTAAATCCGGCGGGATAATGCCGATGATAATATCCAGTGCCTACGTTACACTGGTTGCTATAGCAGTTGCCACGCCATTAGGTGTGGGTGCAGCTGTATATTTAAGTGAATATGCTGGTGAAAATACATTGGTGAGATTGATAAGGTTTGGAACAGAAACGCTGGCCTCTATTCCATCTATAGTATTCGGTTTGTTTGGATTGGCATTTTTTGTGGTGTACCTTGGCTTAGGATGGAGTGTCCTATCTGGTGGTTTGACTTTAGCCCTAATGGCGCTTCCAACTATTTTAGCAGCTTCAGAAGTATCGATAGAATCTGTTAACAGATCTTACAGTGAGGGAAGTCTGGCTTTAGGTGCAACTAAATGGCAAACTGTTTATAAAGTTGTGATACCTGCTGCACTTCCAGGAATAACTACTGGAGTAATATTGGGTGTGGCCCGAGCAGTTGCTGAAGCAGCAGCTATACTTTATACCGTGGGTGCTGCACTTGCTATTCCAATTTCACTTTTTGATCCAGCTAGGCCACTTCCTTTGCACTTATATATTCTGGCCACCGAGGGTATTTCACTAGATAATGCATACGGCACAGCAGCGGTACTGGTCATTTTAATACTGGTGATAACAGTTGTTACCAATACATTGATTGAAAGATACACTAAGAAGATGTTGGGGAGATAAAATGGATTACCGAATAGAAGTTGAAGATTTAAATGTTTATTTTGATGAATTACATGTTTTAAAAGACTTAAACATCAAAATTCCTAAAAATCAGGTAACCGCACTAATTGGACCATCTGGTTGTGGTAAATCAACATTTATAAGATCATTGAATAGGATGAACGACCTTATACCAACTTTTAGGCATGATGGGACTGTACTTTTAGATGATGAAGAAATTTACGATCCTAGTGTTGATGTGGTTGACCTTAGAAAAAGAGTGGGAATGGTTTTCCAAAAACCGAATCCTTTCCCTAAATCTATCTTTGATAATGTAGCCTATGGTTTACGGGTTCATGGGATGAATGATAAAACAGTATTACATGAGAAAGTTGAGGAAAGTTTAAGGGCTGCTGCTCTATGGGATGAGGTTAAAGATAAGCTGGATAAATCAGCCTTAGGATTGTCTGGTGGACAACAGCAGAGGTTGTGCATTGCACGGACTATTGCAGTTGAACCCGAAGTAATATTGATGGATGAACCTTGTTCAGCTTTAGATCCAATTTCAACCACAAAAATAGAGGATTTAATTCATAAACTGAAGAAAGATTACACTATAATTATTGTAACTCACAATATGCAGCAGGCAACTCGTGTTTCAAGATATACTGCATTTTTCTTGCACGGGGAAATCGTGGAAAGTGGTTTGACCGAGAGATTATTTATAGAACCTGAAGATAAACGTACAGAGGATTATATTACTGGAAGATTTGGATAGAAAATTAATCAGGTGGAAAATGTTTAATGTAATATTACAAAATAAATTATCCTCTTTAAGTGATAAAATTTTGGATTACAGCAATGAAACCAGTGAAAGAATCGATGAATCAGTAAATAGCTTTGTAGACAGTGAAATTACTTTAGCAAGAAAAATAATTGAATCAACAAATGAGATCAATATTAAAAGTTACGAAATTGAACATGAATGTCTTAAAATTTTAGGATTACATCAGCCAGTTGCCAAGGATTTAAGACTGGGAGCAGCACTTTTAAGGACCTCAATAGAATTGGAGAGAATCAACATTCTCGCTGCATACATATCCAGATATGCCATAGATTCTAAAGAAAAAGATTCAAATATACATAAACCTCCACATATTCAGTTAATGTCCCAAACAGTGCAAAGTATGTTAAAAGATGGTGTGGGTGCATTGATTAGTAAAGATTTACATCTTTTGAAGCGTTCAACCAAGAATTATTCATCTTTACAAGATTTTTATAAT harbors:
- a CDS encoding phosphate-binding protein — protein: MDTKWIIGIIVVIVIIIGAALALGGGGQQSGGTIQIAGSTSVQPVAEKLAEVYTKSNTNVKINVQGGGSSVGVKSAADGTADIGTSSRELKDDEKNQDLKTFQIGKDGVVVAINKDNTVEDLTSDQIKDIFSGKITNWKDVGGPDATINVIVREEGSGTRDAFEELVMGKETKVKSDAIVQSSTEAVKQTVAQDPNAIGYISLAHMSDDVKALKVDGVAPSQETVKDGSYKISRPFLFVTKGEPTGIVKAFIDWVLGPEGQKVVADEGIVPNT
- a CDS encoding phosphate-binding protein, producing the protein MNWKYIMGLVIFILIIGAYIFVTSQNQYERIEIAGSTSVQPVAEKLAHKYMEINPDVKINVQGGGSSLGIRSASQAIVDIGMSSRNLEPDEKENLNEYLIGKEGIVIAVNLDNPLEDLSIEQLKDIFSGKITNWKEVGGPDAEINVISREEGSGTRSAFEELVMGDTKIRNDAIIQISTESVKQTVKQDPYAIGFVSLSHMSDDVKALKVDGVAPSTATISDGSYKLQRPFLFLIKGEPTESVKAFMDWVLGPEGQAIIEEEKVVPAKTS
- a CDS encoding phosphate ABC transporter permease subunit PstC, which gives rise to MSKRTDEFLIEKGLFLTAVSSIIIIGLIIVFIFLEGFPAIQDYGFFNFVFGMDWSPSDNQFGVFPMIIGSLGITALSLLMAIPLGIFCAIFLAEVAPNSMRKLLKPTIQTLAGIPSVVYGFFGLIILVPFMREQFGGTGFSMFTASIILTVMILPIIISVSEDALRSVPLEYKEASLALGATHWQTIKNVIFPAAIPGVITSIILGMGRAVGETLAIIMVAGNVVQIPNSIFDPVRALTSNIAIEMGYATGIHYNALFATGIVLFFMIIVLLILANYVHYKKKVTIGGGYL
- the pstA gene encoding phosphate ABC transporter, permease protein PstA, which gives rise to MKMVFWASGIITILILLVIIGYVIIKGLPVINLEFLFAEPIDSGKSGGIMPMIISSAYVTLVAIAVATPLGVGAAVYLSEYAGENTLVRLIRFGTETLASIPSIVFGLFGLAFFVVYLGLGWSVLSGGLTLALMALPTILAASEVSIESVNRSYSEGSLALGATKWQTVYKVVIPAALPGITTGVILGVARAVAEAAAILYTVGAALAIPISLFDPARPLPLHLYILATEGISLDNAYGTAAVLVILILVITVVTNTLIERYTKKMLGR
- a CDS encoding phosphate ABC transporter ATP-binding protein is translated as MDYRIEVEDLNVYFDELHVLKDLNIKIPKNQVTALIGPSGCGKSTFIRSLNRMNDLIPTFRHDGTVLLDDEEIYDPSVDVVDLRKRVGMVFQKPNPFPKSIFDNVAYGLRVHGMNDKTVLHEKVEESLRAAALWDEVKDKLDKSALGLSGGQQQRLCIARTIAVEPEVILMDEPCSALDPISTTKIEDLIHKLKKDYTIIIVTHNMQQATRVSRYTAFFLHGEIVESGLTERLFIEPEDKRTEDYITGRFG